The window GGAGGATTTAGCCGGCTAATTATAAAAGGGCGTTCAGTTTCTTCTCGAGATCGGCTTTTCCGGTAAAACCAATCACCTGCTCAACTTTTTCACCTTTTTTAAAGAAAATTAAGGTAGGAATACTCATAACTCCAAACTGTTGAGCCAGATCTCTGTTTTCATCCACGTTTACCTTACCAATTTTAACCTTACCGGCATATTCCCCGGATAATTGCTCAATTACCGGTGCAATAGCGCGACAGGGTCCGCACCAAGCTGCCCAAAAGTCTACTAGTACAGGAACATCGGATTTGAGTACTTCGGCCTCAAAATTTGCGGCATTAAGTTCCATAGCCATGATAAATACCCTCCTTCAAGATGATCACTTCATTACTAAAATACACACCGGGAAAAATCTCCCGAAACTATAATACTATACTTTTATGTTCGCCAGCAATATATCTGACGGCAATTACTTTAGAAAACATTTAGCTAAGCTCTGCACGTTTAAACAACTGAATAAAATTTAAAACAAACTGCAGTTCCTTTTCATTTAGATTGCACACCAGACTTAACACAGACTGCACATTGGGATGGATCAGCAATTCTCTTAATTCGGGATTCATCAGGCTGACCATTTGATCCACAGCGCCGGGTTCCATAATAAAGTAGCAAGGTGAAACCCCCATCACCTCGGACAATTTTTCCAGTGTCTTTAGGGAGGGCTGCACTTTTCCCTGCTCAATCTGGCCGATGAGTCCGGCCGTTACCCCGGCTAAATTGGCCAATTGGGCTTGCGTTAAACCATACTCCTCCCGCAGGTGTTTCAACTTATACCCCAAGGATCCCTCATGGCCCATCAGAGCTGTGGCCGGTATTCCCAACCCCTCAGCCACCCTTTTTAATGTATTCAGGGCGGGATAAACGGTGCCTCTTTCAATTTCACTGAGGTAGGAGAGAGAAATACCAATTTTGTCGGCCAATTCCTGTAGAGATAGGTTATTCTCATTGCGGATAATTCTGATCTTTTCCCCCAGACCCAAACCGGTATCCGTAATTTCCCCTTCCACCAGTTGGGTTTTTGCTACGTTAAGAGCTGCGGCAAGCTTATCGATTGTCTTTAATGAGGGTCTTTTGGAACCTCGCTCAATCTCACTTAAATAAGACAAGGAAAGCTTTGCCCGGCGTGCCAGGTCCTGCAGCGTATAGCCTCTTTCTTCCCTTAAGGCTCGAATTTGGTCCCCCCGCACTATCATACAACATCCTCCATAGCAAACAAAATATACTATTATTCTACGCTAATTTTACTATGCAGTCAACGCGAAGGGGGCAGCACTTTCTCCATAATTTCCCTGAAAACCGGAGCAGCCGATGAACCTCCGCTGATTCCCTCTTCCACCAGAACGCTTACCACATACCGGGGTTGATCCACCGGGGTAAAGCCGGAAAACCAGGCATTCACTTTGTCCGTTCCGGAGCCTACCTGAGCGGACCCGGTCTTCCCCGCGCTGCCATAACCCTTGATGTCGGCTTCTTTCCCAACCCCCTCGGAGGTTACCAGGCCAAGCAGCCGCTTTAACTCCCGGCTGGTCTCCTGGGAAATCACCTTGCGGCTTTTACCAAGGGGATAATAACGAAGGGGCTCCCCGTTTTCTTTTCTGATCTCCTTGACCAGCCGGGGCTCGATATAAACCCCGTCGTTGACAATCACATTGATCATGGCCGCCATCTGTACCGGGGTGGCCAAAACCGGTCCCTGCCCAATGCTGCTGTTCACCAGAC is drawn from Desulforamulus ruminis DSM 2154 and contains these coding sequences:
- a CDS encoding helix-turn-helix domain-containing protein encodes the protein MIVRGDQIRALREERGYTLQDLARRAKLSLSYLSEIERGSKRPSLKTIDKLAAALNVAKTQLVEGEITDTGLGLGEKIRIIRNENNLSLQELADKIGISLSYLSEIERGTVYPALNTLKRVAEGLGIPATALMGHEGSLGYKLKHLREEYGLTQAQLANLAGVTAGLIGQIEQGKVQPSLKTLEKLSEVMGVSPCYFIMEPGAVDQMVSLMNPELRELLIHPNVQSVLSLVCNLNEKELQFVLNFIQLFKRAELS
- the trxA gene encoding thioredoxin; the protein is MAMELNAANFEAEVLKSDVPVLVDFWAAWCGPCRAIAPVIEQLSGEYAGKVKIGKVNVDENRDLAQQFGVMSIPTLIFFKKGEKVEQVIGFTGKADLEKKLNALL